From a region of the Arachis ipaensis cultivar K30076 chromosome B09, Araip1.1, whole genome shotgun sequence genome:
- the LOC107617713 gene encoding rRNA-processing protein FCF1 homolog, giving the protein MGKAKKGPKFAVRKKVITTKAIKNYKQEVLDPRKKDHDKEKLPRNVPRYSSALFFEYNTALGPPYRVLIDTNFINFSIQNKLDLEKEMLKCLYAKCTPCITDCVMAELEKLGQKYRVALRIAKDPRFERILCTHKGTYADDCIVDRVTRNKCYIVATCDRDLKRRIRKIPGVPIMYITKRQYSIERLPEATMGGAPRI; this is encoded by the exons ATGGGTAAAGCTAAAAAAGGACCAAAATTTGCTGTGAGGAAGAAGGTTATTACCACCAAAGCTATCAAAAA CTACAAGCAGGAGGTTTTGGACCCAAGAAAGAAGGATCATGACAAGGAAAAGCTACCCAGAAACGT GCCGCGCTATTCTTCGGCACTTTTCTTTGAATACAATACTGCATTGGGACCCCCTTACCGTGTTTTAATCGATACCAACTTCATCAATTTCTCCATCCAGAATAAA TTGGATCTGGAGAAGGAAATGCTGAAGTGTTTATATGCAAAAT GCACCCCTTGCATCACAGATTGTGTGATGGCAGAGCTTGAAAAGTTAGGGCAGAAATATCGTGTCGCTCTGAG GATTGCAAAGGATCCTCGATTTGAGAGAATACTCTGTACTCATAAAGGGACATATGCTGATGACTGTATTGTTGATAGAGTTACTCGG AATAAGTGCTACATTGTTGCAACTTGTGATCGGGACTTGAAGAGGAGGATCCGGAAG ATTCCCGGAGTGCCAATAATGTACATCACGAAACGCCAGTACTCGATTGAGCGCTTACCTGAAGCAACTATGGGTGGAG CACCAAGAATATGA
- the LOC107616917 gene encoding uncharacterized protein LOC107616917: MSAAVCGIKRSFFDELASSPALSKKLRYSSSSIRFAPPSLIDRLRTFFPHMDEVVLERALEECGNGNDLDAAIKRLNELCLGTTDAEEPQVEVNEDTDDGRAAASASDNLPPVDNLPKDGAEWVDFFVRGMMVATSVDDARARAATMLEALEKSISGRVRAEATNVQKENLLLKEQIQVLIKERNSFKNAFRIQHERFSDYDQKNQELQQLKQLASQYQQQIRTLEVNNYALAMHLKQAQQSNPFPGHFPPDVF; encoded by the coding sequence ATGTCTGCTGCCGTGTGCGGAATCAAGAGATCTTTCTTCGACGAACTTGCCTCTTCGCCGGCACTCTCCAAGAAGCTACGTTACTCATCATCATCAATTCGATTTGCTCCTCCTTCTCTCATTGATCGCCTTCGAACTTTTTTCCCTCACATGGATGAGGTGGTTCTAGAGAGAGCACTTGAGGAATGTGGCAATGGCAATGATctagatgctgccatcaagaggCTGAACGAGCTTTGCTTGGGGACTACCGATGCTGAAGAACCACAAGTTGAAGTTAACGAGGATACAGATGATGGACGTGCTGCTGCTTCTGCATCGGATAACTTGCCGCCAGTGGACAACCTTCCTAAAGATGGTGCAGAATGGGTTGACTTTTTCGTAAGAGGAATGATGGTTGCTACCAGTGTTGATGATGCTAGAGCTCGAGCTGCTACAATGTTGGAAGCGCTGGAGAAATCAATAAGTGGCCGTGTACGTGCTGAAGCAACAAATGTTCAGAAGGAGAATTTGTTGCTAAAGGAGCAAATTCAGGTGCTGATTAAGGAAAGGAATTCTTTCAAAAATGCATTTAGAATCCAACATGAGCGATTTTCTGACTATGACCAAAAGAACCAAGAGTTGCAGCAGTTGAAGCAGTTAGCTTCTCAATACCAACAACAGATCAGAACTCTTGAAGTGAACAACTATGCTTTGGCAATGCATTTGAAGCAAGCTCAACAGAGCAACCCCTTTCCAGGACATTTCCCTCCCGATGTCTTCTAA